In the genome of Populus nigra chromosome 19, ddPopNigr1.1, whole genome shotgun sequence, the window AATTTAGGGATACTTAAGCGACGGAGAGTTTCAAGAGAAGTTTGGAATGCGGAAAAAAGCATTTTATGAGCTTCCAAAATGGAGACAGAACAAGCTGAAGATAtctcttcatcttttttaaGGGAGATCAGAGGTACAGAAATATCATCTTTCCATCTTAGAAAAGTGAAATCTTTTCTTCTTACTAGCAGGTTTTGGGCATTGATGGGGCATCTAGGGTTTCTTGAATCTGCTATATTGACTGCTATCCATCTTCAGAGCATAATCATTATGCATGGAGAAatgttatatattaaaaagatccTCCGAGGTACCTGTTCTAAGTCATGTTTTCTTTACTTCTTGTTGAAACCCATATTTAGTCAGTTACTTGAATCAACTTGCTGAAGTAGAGCTGGCATAAAGTGCCTTGGTCAACCATTCTAATCGACGTGTCTTCTTATGAAATAATTATTAGTAATACACTAGATGATCGATGTTTGATATCTTGTGGTGACAGACCCAAATTTTTTTGAGTATAAAAAACACTACCAAGGTCATGAAGAActttttaataatgttattaatctcttgtattgatttttttgttcaactcagttttaaattaaataataagaattatatTAATATGACTTAATAATGATTTATGACTTGATAAGTTTAAAGACAATTCAtttaaccaacaaaaaaatattttgtttttagaaaaattaaaatgatttttttttaaaaaaaaaacccaagttggATTAGCTTACCGGGATTTAgttcatgaattttattaaatttaatttttattttgtatttaattatatgataacttttaaaattgagaacCAACTCAATTTTAGAATGGTTGTTAAAAATCATGatcattttataaatcaaatcaagataattttatagaaatcaaatttgaaatgaattaaatattaaaggataaaattaaaaaaattaataaaaatataatattaaaacataaaattaaaaaaaaacagttcagatcctttttttattaaaaaaaatgaagcatgtTGTTTGATTATACTCACATTCTAGCCAACAAAGAAGGAAGTAGCTGACTGCTAGGATTTTTTggtatgaaaatttattttttttatttttgaccacaaaaaacttaataaatatcCTTAGCAACTCAATGGATTGCTCTCTTTAAGTCAGAACTTTaaattgctttaaaaaattctctttatcttaatctatattttcaaggtttaaaaacttttttgtagaactattttttaaattgaatgaaattcattgacactaaattaatttttttattgtcgaaATATGATTAGCCGATGATTTTCTAGCTTCTTCATCATAATTAGGTAATGTTATCACTTCTCTTAAACTTTAGGgactgaaaataaaaagaatttttgaaccaaaacaaaaattataaactacattgataaaaaagaaagaaaaggaaatatagGTGGACCAAAAGTACTTTCTTGTGCATATTTGAGATTGGCCATGAGATCTCTCTTTGTTTAACCCTATAGttcttttttgttgaattttgtcTTTCTTGaacaatttttaacaaattaatcatCAAATTGGTTATAGAAGgctccattaaaaaaaagtttatggactaaagttgaaaaaaaattaatagttatTGTAAATTGTTACAGTGAAATgcctaaatattttaatatatgctGTAATTTCTAGTATACatatgtaaataaattaaactatcaCATAATATCATACctgatatttatgatttttttttgtttttaatcacaTAAAATATGAACATATCATGTAATAGTCATACaatgtttatttaatataaacaataatttcagttaaaaaaactaaatatatagaagatatattaataagaaaattattttaatgaaaaatattcaaaacaaccGGATTCTTTAATGGTTTAATAACCATaccaagataataaaattttaatattgccAAATGGTTGATGTAAGGCGAAGCCGGCTGAAAATCATGTGGGTCTCAAGACTGATCGAAGGGTGGTCATGCGGAGGGGATGTTGGTTGactaactataattttaaatacttcTGCTCATCAAGTTCATGATTGTTTTCTAATGGATAATTGGCTTCGGGCACGAGGACAGGCCCGCCCGCCCGCTAAGCTGAGCAATATGTGAATAAACTGCAATTCTTGTCACAAACGCATCACGGAGCAATTACTTGAGGGCGAAGCTGAGCAATATGTGAATAAACTGCAATTCTTGCATTTCCATTGCTTTTTACCGGTGCAGCAAGCTTGATCTTTACAAGAAGCAAGGATCGTGACGGCCTGACTTGTAAATCAAACGTTCAGACCTTGAGAACTATTcacagaaaacaaaatcaatttgtttatttcccatgaattattaaaaaacctgacgaaattaatgtttttacttCAATTATTGGAATATGAAACCATCCTTTCATGATTTGAACACAATATTTGCCTCTCCACCACCCCCAAAAAAATCCTGAGATGTCTCTACCTCTACGATCTTCTATCTCTATCGCAGTGTCACGTCGCGGAAAGAAAGTAGAGAGGGCTAGGCTTTATTATCGTCGTCATGAGTTTAAAATTGGAAAACCCGGCACCACATAAACACCCACTTTACTTCAATTTAAGCTAATTAAATCCCGCCTtctgataataattataaataaaagtcaAGTCAAGCATTTTAATACTCTTTCTTCCAAGATACATACCCTCCTTTGCTTCCAcgtttatttataaataaatcaaggaGCACTTTACTTTCCTGTCGTCGGCTACTCCATTATTATACCACCCTTTCCCTTCCCAAACGAATCACTGCAATTTCCCAGTTCTCGGTCACCGGAAATGACTTGTCGTCGGCTCCCGCTCgcctttttgttctttctatatTTGGTAATTTCCTCTCACTCCCTGGACTTTGATAATTTACACAAAAAGCACAAATCCAAAATCAAAGGTCCCATCAAAACCCTAGTGATTCTAGTCATGGAGAATCGCTCTTTCGATCACGTCCTCGGCTGGCTCAAATCAACCCGACCCGACATCGACGGCTTGACTGGGTCCGAATCGAATCGAATCTCTGTCTCCGACCCCAACGCCGATGAAATCTTCGTCTCCGACGACGCGGTCTTCATCGACTCGGACCCTGGCCACTCATTCCAAGCTATCCGAGAACAGATTTTCGGTTCAAACGATAGCCTCGCTGACCCGGCTCCAATGAGCGGCTTTGCGCAACAAGCGAAGAGCATGAGTGAAACCATGTCGAAAGTCGTCATGAGCGGGTTCAAACCCAGTCGGGTACCGGTGTACACCGAGTTAGCGAACGAGTTCGCCGTTTTTGACCGGTGGTTCGCGTCGGTTCCCGCGTCAACTCAGCCGAACCGGCTCTATGTTCACTCAGCAACCTCACACGGAGCCATGAGTAACGTGCGGAAAGACCTCATCCATGGATTCCCTCAAAAAACGATCTTCGACTCACTTGACGAGAACGGCCTCAGTTTTGGAGTTTATTACCAAAACATCCCCGCGACCCTTTTCTTAAAGTCGTTGAGGAAATTAAAGCACGCAATGAAGTTTCACAGCTACGAATTGAAGTTCAAATTGCACGCGAAGCTAGGGAAGTTACCTAATTATGTGGTGGTGGAGCAGAGGTATTTCGATGTGGAGTTATTTCCAGCCAATGATGATCACCCATCACATGACATGGCGAGAGGACAGAGGTTTGTGAAGGAGGTGTACGAGACACTGAGGAGTAGTCCGCAGTGGAAAGAAATGGCGCTTTTGATTACTTATGATGAACATGGCGGGTTTTATGATCACGTGCCCACACCCGTGCGCGGGGTGCCGAATCCTGATGGGATTGTTGGACGTGACCCGTACTATTTCCAGTTTAACCGGTTGGGTGTTCGGGTTCCTACTCTTTTGATCTCTCCTTGGATTGACAAGGGTACTGGTAAGTGTTTGAATCTTTGTTGTTTTGTAAGTGTTTATTTGGTTGCTTAAGGATCACGCTGTGCAGAAAACGTTTTTGCACAAGTAAATAGGAGGGGGTGGTGTGGAAGTGGATTGATTAGGAAATGATTGTGGAT includes:
- the LOC133680534 gene encoding non-specific phospholipase C1-like, translating into MTCRRLPLAFLFFLYLVISSHSLDFDNLHKKHKSKIKGPIKTLVILVMENRSFDHVLGWLKSTRPDIDGLTGSESNRISVSDPNADEIFVSDDAVFIDSDPGHSFQAIREQIFGSNDSLADPAPMSGFAQQAKSMSETMSKVVMSGFKPSRVPVYTELANEFAVFDRWFASVPASTQPNRLYVHSATSHGAMSNVRKDLIHGFPQKTIFDSLDENGLSFGVYYQNIPATLFLKSLRKLKHAMKFHSYELKFKLHAKLGKLPNYVVVEQRYFDVELFPANDDHPSHDMARGQRFVKEVYETLRSSPQWKEMALLITYDEHGGFYDHVPTPVRGVPNPDGIVGRDPYYFQFNRLGVRVPTLLISPWIDKGTVIHEPAGPRPSSQFEHSSIPATVKKLFNLKSNFLTRRDAWAGSFENYFYLRDTPRDDCPETLPEVTTSMRPWGPKEDASLSEFQVEMIQLASQLNGDYVLNAYPDIGKSMTVGEANRYAEDAVRRFLEAGRAALRAGANESAIVTMRPSLTSRIPVGGPGNYQKAY